From one Populus alba chromosome 17, ASM523922v2, whole genome shotgun sequence genomic stretch:
- the LOC118029171 gene encoding NAP1-related protein 2, whose translation MVADKGKKLKVTDEEETDHIDGELVISIEKLQELQDELEKVNEQASDEVLEIEQKYNEVRRPVYTKRNDIIKCIPDFWLTAFLSHPALCDLLTEDDQKIFKYLDSLHVEDSKDVKSGYSITFNFKENPHFEDTKLIKTFTFSDEGTTKITGTDIKWKEGMGTANGGNHEKKGNKRPLAELSFFSWFAETEQKEITELHDEVAEIIKEDLWPNPLKYFNNEADEEDSDADEDEEENGDEQDDDEDDDAEDDNEDDDAEDN comes from the exons ATGGTGGCTGACAAGGGAAAGAAACTAAAGGTCACTGACGAAGAAGAGACTGATCACATTGATGGAGAGCTTGTTATTTCCATTGAGAAGTTGCAAGAGCTCCAGGATGAGCTcgagaag GTTAATGAACAAGCAAGTGATGAAGTGCTGGAAATTGAGCAGAAGTACAATGAGGTTCGCAGACCTGTCTACACTAAAAGGAATGATATCATCAAATGTATTCCTGACTTCTGGTTAACTGCT TTCCTGAGTCACCCTGCCCTTTGTGATCTTTTGACTGAGGATGACCAAAAG ATCTTCAAGTATCTGGATTCTCTACACGTGGAGGATTCCAAAGATGTGAAGTCAGGGTATTCTATAACATTT AACTTCAAAGAGAATCCTCATTTTGAAGATACAAAGCTGATAAAAACCTTTACATTCTCTGATGAGGGTACAACTAAGATAACTGGTACAGACATAAAGTGGAAGGAGGGCATG GGCACTGCAAATGGAGGCAATCAtgagaaaaaaggaaacaaacgaCCTTTGGCTGAGTTGAG CTTCTTCAGTTGGTTTGCTGAAACTGAACAGAAGGAGATCACTGAGCTTCATGATGAG GTTGCGGAGATAATTAAGGAGGACTTGTGGCCTAATCCTCTGAAGTACTTTAACAAT GAAGCTGATGAAGAGGATTCTGATgcagatgaagatgaagag GAAAATGGTGATGAACAAGATGACGACGAAGACGATGACGCTGAAGATGACAATGAAGATGACGATGCTGAAGATAATTGA